In the Roseovarius sp. W115 genome, one interval contains:
- a CDS encoding 2Fe-2S iron-sulfur cluster-binding protein: MSGVRIKEAGLIDQSKPIKFTFDGKTYRGFEGDTVASALLATGLRVFARSFKYHRPRGVWGAWSDDPNAIVDIALNGISYPNCQATTTALAEGMEVRSINAWPSAERDVKGILDLAHRFLPAGFYYKMFMWPDWHLFEPMIRKMAGLGTLEREVSDQFQASILHEHCDTLVVGGGPAGLTAARVAAEAGKSVTLIDDHAELGGSLFRMANASGLNASDWVAEQTVAIQTAGGRILTATTAIGVYDHRMMSLVTDRGLGTAPIMRKMRADHVIIATGAIDRPVTFVNNDRPGIMSVDAGIEYLARYGVRAGGKIAILTNRPDMAANLAQLEAAGASITVVDAATVHIQATGTKSVTGLVAGGKTISCDTVLASAGQTPLIHLWRHAGGKLAWDEDRQTFIPSEGPNWMRVIGAAAGKFDFDVAVQEATTAALKAPAPPRSIYKVTPLKPDLTGKGRQWIDLQHDVTLKDVALAHRENMVSVEHLKRYTTLGMAGDQGKTSNIAGLSAMAELKGQSIPEVGTTTFRPPFVPVPLEAYRGAKRDRQMAPLKRLALEPEHRALDAAMGEYGGWLRPAWYGGDDEKTAVVRECKIAREAAAIMDGSALGAIEVIGPDARDFVNFVYYNTMSNLKPGRDPLRLHAERVRVGL, translated from the coding sequence ATGAGCGGGGTGCGGATCAAAGAAGCAGGTCTGATTGACCAAAGCAAACCCATCAAGTTCACCTTTGATGGCAAGACCTATCGTGGATTTGAAGGTGATACGGTCGCGTCCGCTTTGTTGGCTACTGGTCTGCGCGTCTTTGCGCGCAGTTTCAAATATCACAGGCCACGCGGCGTTTGGGGGGCCTGGTCAGATGATCCCAATGCGATTGTCGATATCGCGTTGAATGGAATTTCCTATCCCAATTGTCAGGCCACGACGACGGCTCTGGCCGAGGGCATGGAGGTCCGCTCGATCAATGCCTGGCCGTCGGCAGAGCGCGATGTGAAAGGCATTCTGGACCTGGCACACCGGTTCCTGCCGGCCGGGTTCTACTATAAGATGTTCATGTGGCCCGACTGGCACCTGTTTGAGCCAATGATCCGCAAGATGGCCGGTCTCGGAACGCTCGAAAGAGAAGTGTCGGACCAGTTCCAAGCCTCAATCCTGCACGAACATTGTGATACACTTGTGGTCGGAGGGGGCCCTGCCGGTTTGACGGCAGCGCGCGTGGCCGCCGAAGCGGGCAAGTCGGTTACGCTGATCGATGATCACGCGGAACTGGGGGGCAGTCTTTTCCGCATGGCCAACGCCAGTGGCTTGAACGCCTCGGATTGGGTCGCGGAACAAACCGTTGCCATCCAAACTGCAGGCGGTCGCATCCTGACCGCTACCACTGCCATCGGTGTCTACGACCACCGCATGATGTCGCTGGTCACAGATCGCGGTTTGGGCACAGCACCTATCATGCGTAAAATGCGGGCCGATCACGTCATCATCGCAACCGGTGCCATTGATCGACCCGTTACCTTCGTGAACAATGATCGCCCCGGCATCATGTCCGTTGATGCGGGCATTGAATACCTTGCGCGCTATGGAGTTCGGGCGGGAGGGAAAATTGCCATTCTGACCAACCGTCCCGATATGGCGGCGAACCTTGCGCAGTTAGAGGCAGCTGGCGCGTCCATCACTGTCGTGGACGCCGCTACGGTGCACATCCAAGCGACCGGCACAAAGTCCGTCACAGGCCTCGTTGCCGGTGGGAAGACCATCAGCTGCGACACAGTCTTGGCCTCGGCCGGACAAACCCCACTTATTCACCTTTGGCGTCATGCCGGTGGCAAGCTCGCGTGGGACGAGGACCGGCAAACTTTTATTCCGTCGGAAGGCCCGAACTGGATGCGCGTGATTGGCGCTGCTGCAGGCAAGTTTGATTTTGATGTTGCAGTTCAAGAAGCCACAACAGCGGCCCTGAAGGCCCCCGCCCCGCCGCGTTCAATCTACAAAGTCACGCCCCTTAAACCCGACTTGACGGGCAAGGGTCGGCAGTGGATCGATTTGCAACACGATGTCACGCTCAAGGACGTGGCGCTGGCACACCGCGAAAATATGGTTTCGGTCGAGCATCTCAAACGGTACACGACACTAGGAATGGCTGGGGATCAGGGCAAGACGTCTAACATCGCAGGCCTCTCGGCGATGGCCGAGCTAAAGGGGCAGAGCATCCCTGAAGTCGGCACGACGACCTTCCGCCCGCCATTTGTTCCGGTCCCGCTTGAAGCGTATCGCGGGGCGAAACGTGATCGGCAGATGGCCCCGCTGAAACGCCTTGCGCTTGAACCGGAGCACCGCGCGCTTGACGCTGCGATGGGGGAATATGGCGGATGGCTGCGGCCGGCCTGGTATGGCGGTGATGACGAAAAGACGGCAGTCGTGCGCGAATGTAAGATTGCCCGCGAAGCTGCCGCGATCATGGATGGGTCGGCTCTGGGTGCTATCGAGGTGATCGGCCCGGATGCACGAGACTTCGTCAATTTCGTCTACTACAACACCATGTCCAACCTGAAACCGGGGCGAGATCCGCTACGGCTTCATGCTGAGCGAGTCCGGGTTGGTCTTTGA
- a CDS encoding aminomethyltransferase family protein: MLSESGLVFDDGVMACVDDTRFIISCSSSHADAVMAHLEHWRQDSFDPKRVHIHDTTVNWSTVTIAGPKASDIVAELGVLENLRDFPHMSLRFGDFEGEETRVARVSFTGDTSFEISVRNDHATALWRKTLEIGTKHGAGPVGAEALTVLRAEKGYILVGKDTDGETMPHDLGFGAPRLKKSAAFVGDRSLHSEKANSAARKQLVGLIVKDGEPMLPIGAHIVRNKNGKRRSVGYVTTSHDSPTLGRPIALALLEGGEHAMGEPVDLWHLGQARSAKIATSCAYDQEGARIDA, from the coding sequence ATGCTGAGCGAGTCCGGGTTGGTCTTTGACGATGGGGTGATGGCCTGTGTCGACGATACGCGCTTCATTATTTCCTGCTCGTCTTCGCACGCAGACGCGGTCATGGCACATCTTGAGCATTGGCGGCAGGATTCCTTTGATCCCAAGCGCGTACATATCCACGACACGACAGTGAACTGGTCCACGGTGACAATCGCAGGTCCAAAGGCGTCAGACATCGTTGCAGAGCTCGGCGTGCTCGAGAACTTGCGCGACTTTCCACATATGTCGCTCAGATTTGGAGACTTTGAGGGCGAAGAAACCCGTGTCGCCAGGGTCAGCTTTACGGGCGACACGAGTTTTGAGATCTCGGTTCGCAACGACCATGCGACAGCGCTTTGGCGTAAGACGTTGGAAATTGGAACGAAACACGGCGCAGGCCCAGTTGGGGCAGAAGCCCTGACGGTTCTGCGTGCTGAAAAAGGCTACATCCTCGTAGGCAAGGATACTGATGGCGAAACCATGCCGCACGATCTGGGCTTTGGAGCACCACGTCTCAAGAAATCCGCGGCCTTCGTAGGCGACAGGAGCCTACATTCGGAAAAAGCCAACAGTGCAGCCCGCAAGCAGCTTGTTGGCCTCATCGTCAAGGATGGTGAGCCAATGCTCCCTATTGGTGCCCACATAGTGCGCAACAAAAACGGCAAACGCCGCTCTGTCGGCTATGTCACCACTAGTCACGATAGCCCAACATTGGGTCGGCCAATCGCCCTTGCCCTTTTGGAGGGTGGTGAACACGCGATGGGAGAACCAGTCGATCTTTGGCACTTGGGCCAAGCTCGCAGTGCCAAGATAGCGACGTCCTGCGCCTATGATCAAGAGGGGGCACGGATTGATGCGTGA
- a CDS encoding sarcosine oxidase subunit delta: protein MQQFPCPFCGLRDEREFHFAGEAGKTRPDTTKEISDADWTAYLYYCTNAKGPSREIWVHTTCQEYFAMTRDTVSMEVLSTEALNEDAA from the coding sequence ATGCAGCAGTTCCCCTGCCCCTTTTGCGGATTGCGCGACGAGCGAGAGTTTCACTTCGCCGGTGAAGCCGGGAAAACCCGACCGGACACAACCAAAGAGATCAGCGACGCCGATTGGACGGCGTATCTGTATTACTGCACCAATGCCAAGGGTCCATCCCGCGAAATCTGGGTGCATACAACCTGCCAGGAATACTTTGCCATGACGCGGGACACGGTCTCGATGGAAGTCCTATCGACGGAAGCCTTGAACGAGGATGCGGCATGA